In a single window of the Serratia quinivorans genome:
- the pgi gene encoding Glucose-6-phosphate isomerase — protein MKNINPSQTAAWQALQQHFEQMKDVQISDLFAQDKERFSKFSATFNDQMLVDYSKNRISAETLEKLQALAKETDLQSAIKSMFAGEKINRTEDRAVLHVALRNRSNTPIIVDGKDVMPEVNAVLAKMKQFCDRVIGGDWKGYTGKAITDVVNIGIGGSDLGPYMATEALRPYKNHLNMHFVSNVDGTHIAETLQPLNPETTLFLVASKTFTTQETMTNAHSARDWFLSTAGDQKHVAKHFAALSTNGKAVGEFGIDTANMFEFWDWVGGRYSLWSAIGLSIALSLGFDNFEQLLSGAHAMDQHFAQTPAEKNLPVLLALIGIWYNNFFGAETEAILPYDQYMHRFAAYFQQGNMESNGKYVDRNGNPVDYQTGPIIWGEPGTNGQHAFYQLIHQGTKLVPCDFIAPAISHNPLSDHHAKLLSNFFAQTEALAFGKSLEVVEAEFAAQGKTPEEVKHVAPFKVFEGNRPTNSILLREITPFSLGSLIALYEHKIFTQGAILNIFTFDQWGVELGKQLANRILPELAGDEAVSSHDSSTNALINRFKEWR, from the coding sequence ATGAAAAATATCAATCCTAGTCAAACCGCTGCTTGGCAAGCCCTGCAGCAACATTTCGAACAGATGAAAGATGTACAGATCAGCGATCTGTTTGCTCAGGACAAAGAGCGTTTCTCCAAGTTCTCTGCCACCTTCAACGATCAGATGCTGGTGGACTACTCTAAAAACCGCATTAGCGCGGAGACCCTGGAGAAGCTGCAGGCACTGGCGAAAGAAACCGATCTGCAAAGCGCGATCAAATCCATGTTTGCCGGTGAGAAAATCAACCGTACCGAAGACCGTGCGGTGCTGCACGTTGCCCTGCGCAACCGCAGCAATACCCCAATTATCGTGGACGGCAAAGACGTGATGCCGGAAGTGAACGCGGTGCTGGCCAAAATGAAACAGTTCTGCGACCGCGTGATTGGCGGTGACTGGAAAGGTTACACCGGCAAAGCCATTACCGACGTGGTGAACATCGGTATCGGCGGTTCTGATCTCGGCCCTTATATGGCGACCGAGGCGCTGCGCCCTTACAAAAACCACCTGAATATGCATTTTGTCTCCAACGTTGACGGCACCCATATCGCCGAAACGCTGCAGCCACTGAACCCGGAAACCACCCTGTTCCTGGTGGCGTCCAAAACCTTCACTACTCAGGAAACCATGACCAACGCCCACAGCGCGCGCGACTGGTTCCTGAGCACTGCCGGTGACCAAAAACACGTGGCGAAACACTTTGCTGCGTTGTCCACCAACGGCAAGGCGGTGGGCGAGTTCGGTATTGATACCGCCAACATGTTCGAATTTTGGGACTGGGTCGGAGGTCGTTATTCCCTGTGGTCGGCGATTGGCCTGTCGATTGCTTTGTCGCTGGGCTTTGATAACTTCGAACAACTGCTGAGTGGCGCGCATGCGATGGACCAACACTTCGCACAAACTCCGGCAGAGAAAAACCTGCCGGTGCTGCTGGCGCTGATCGGCATCTGGTACAACAATTTCTTCGGTGCAGAAACCGAAGCTATCCTGCCTTACGACCAGTACATGCACCGTTTTGCTGCTTACTTCCAGCAGGGCAACATGGAATCCAACGGTAAGTATGTCGATCGCAACGGCAACCCGGTGGATTACCAGACCGGCCCAATCATCTGGGGCGAGCCAGGCACCAACGGTCAGCACGCGTTTTACCAGTTGATCCATCAGGGGACCAAACTGGTGCCTTGCGACTTTATCGCACCGGCCATCAGCCACAACCCGCTGAGCGACCACCACGCCAAACTGCTGTCGAACTTCTTCGCACAGACCGAAGCGCTGGCGTTCGGTAAATCGCTGGAAGTGGTAGAGGCCGAGTTTGCCGCACAGGGTAAAACGCCGGAAGAGGTCAAGCACGTGGCGCCGTTCAAGGTGTTTGAAGGCAACCGCCCGACCAACTCCATCCTGCTGCGTGAGATCACCCCGTTTAGCCTGGGCAGCCTGATTGCCCTGTATGAACACAAGATCTTCACCCAGGGCGCGATCCTGAACATCTTCACCTTCGACCAATGGGGCGTGGAGCTGGGCAAGCAGCTGGCAAACCGCATCCTGCCGGAACTGGCGGGTGACGAAGCGGTCAGCAGCCATGACAGTTCAACCAATGCGCTGATCAACCGCTTTAAAGAATGGCGTTAA
- the lysC gene encoding Lysine-sensitive aspartokinase 3 encodes MNQAAPQNSTVVAKFGGTSVADYEAMNRSADVVLANPDVRLVVLSASAGVTNLLVALAEGSDADKRHFQLDEIRRIQYAILDRLDNPAVVREEIDRMLENIAMLSEAASLANSAALTDELVSHGELMSTLLFVEILRARQVQAEWFDVRKVMHTDDHFGRATPDTAALSQLAQSLLKPRLQEALVVTQGFIGSEPKGRTTTLGRGGSDYTAALLGEALSVSRVDIWTDVPGIYTTDPRVVPAAKRIDKITFEEAAEMATFGAKVLHPATLLPAVRCDIPVFVGSSKDPAAGGTLVCNTTENPPLFRALALRRKQTLLTLHSLNMLHARGFLAEVFNTLARHNVSVDLITTSEVSIALTMDTTGSTNTGGSPLTTSLLTDLSSLCRVEVEENLALVALIGNKLSQACGVGKEVFGVLDPFNIRMICYGASSYNLCFLVPGNDAEQVVRTLHHNLFE; translated from the coding sequence ATGAACCAAGCAGCACCCCAGAATTCCACCGTTGTCGCCAAATTCGGCGGCACCAGCGTTGCTGACTATGAAGCCATGAACCGCAGCGCCGACGTCGTACTCGCCAATCCGGACGTACGCCTGGTGGTCTTGTCCGCTTCTGCGGGCGTCACCAACCTGTTGGTGGCTCTGGCCGAAGGCAGCGATGCCGACAAACGCCATTTCCAGCTCGATGAAATCCGTCGCATCCAATACGCTATCCTTGATCGTCTCGACAATCCGGCGGTTGTCCGCGAAGAAATCGACCGCATGCTGGAAAACATCGCCATGCTGTCCGAAGCGGCGTCGCTGGCGAACTCGGCGGCATTGACCGACGAACTGGTCAGCCATGGCGAACTGATGTCTACCCTGCTGTTTGTGGAGATCCTGCGCGCTCGCCAGGTGCAGGCGGAATGGTTTGACGTGCGCAAAGTGATGCACACCGATGACCACTTCGGGCGTGCCACACCGGACACCGCAGCGCTGAGCCAATTAGCCCAATCGCTGCTCAAACCACGCCTGCAAGAAGCGCTGGTGGTGACCCAGGGCTTTATCGGCAGCGAGCCGAAAGGCCGCACCACCACGCTGGGCCGCGGCGGCAGCGATTACACCGCCGCACTGCTGGGCGAAGCGCTGAGCGTCAGCCGGGTGGATATCTGGACCGACGTGCCGGGCATCTACACCACCGATCCGCGCGTGGTTCCGGCGGCGAAACGCATTGATAAAATTACCTTCGAAGAAGCGGCAGAAATGGCGACCTTCGGTGCGAAAGTATTGCACCCGGCGACCCTGTTGCCGGCGGTGCGCTGCGATATTCCGGTGTTTGTCGGTTCAAGCAAGGATCCGGCCGCCGGTGGGACCCTGGTGTGTAATACCACCGAGAATCCGCCGCTGTTCCGCGCACTGGCACTGCGCCGCAAGCAAACCCTGCTGACACTGCACAGCCTCAACATGCTGCACGCACGCGGTTTCCTGGCCGAAGTGTTCAACACTCTGGCGCGCCATAATGTCTCGGTGGATCTGATCACCACTTCTGAAGTCAGTATCGCGCTGACCATGGACACTACCGGCTCTACCAACACCGGTGGCAGCCCGCTGACCACCTCGTTGCTGACCGATCTTTCATCACTGTGTCGGGTGGAAGTGGAGGAAAACCTGGCGCTGGTGGCGTTGATTGGCAACAAACTTTCCCAGGCCTGCGGCGTGGGCAAAGAAGTGTTTGGCGTGCTCGATCCGTTCAATATCCGCATGATTTGCTACGGTGCCAGCAGCTATAACCTGTGCTTCCTGGTGCCCGGTAACGACGCCGAGCAAGTGGTACGCACCCTGCATCACAATCTGTTCGAATAA
- a CDS encoding potassium/proton antiporter: MELSAPLMLVVIGLSSLLAQWLAWLLRLPAILPLLVFGVVLGPVVHWVQPDALFGDLLFPLVSLSVAIILFEGALTLRVEEIRGLGGVVRNLVTIGMLMTFLVIGVACWWLLDFPPELAALIGAVTVVTGPTVIAPLMRVVRPNANINQVLRWEGIVIDPVGAIFTLLVFEFIVLKQHSESYTHLFYTLGITAAVGLVAGALFGYLLGVALRRVWLPGYLQNLAVLAIMLTAFGLSNAIADESGLLTVTVMGIWLANMRDVDTSDILAFKEELSAILISALFIILAARLDIQALWNMGWPLLGLLLVVQFIARPLCIAVSTWRSSLHWRDRLLLCWISPRGIVAAAVSSLFALTLQRSGYPGADRLVTVVFAVIIGTVVLQSLTSSMMARWLRVQQQKPRGVLIVGANSVARMLAQALIKMNIPVIVTDSSWEYYRQARMDGIPAYYGHAYSEHAENYLDLSDTAQVLALSPNRHQNALAVYHFGHIFGDGQVFAIRSGAPLKGRGNSGESSRFRRHEVLFNQEATYGRLSSLIAQGAAIKATKLNENFGWLEYLEKHQGVIPLFSQREDGTLQPIGTGFVPAMPCTLIALVQDENPSTSGR, from the coding sequence ATGGAATTATCTGCCCCGTTGATGTTGGTGGTTATTGGATTGAGTTCGCTGCTGGCGCAGTGGCTGGCCTGGCTGTTACGCCTGCCGGCCATTCTGCCGCTGCTGGTGTTTGGCGTGGTACTGGGCCCGGTGGTGCATTGGGTCCAGCCGGACGCGCTGTTTGGCGATTTGCTGTTCCCGCTGGTGTCGCTGTCGGTCGCCATTATTCTGTTCGAAGGCGCGCTGACGCTGCGTGTCGAGGAAATTCGTGGCCTGGGTGGCGTAGTGCGCAACCTGGTAACCATCGGCATGCTGATGACCTTCCTGGTGATTGGCGTGGCCTGCTGGTGGCTGCTGGACTTTCCGCCCGAACTGGCGGCGCTGATCGGTGCGGTAACGGTGGTCACCGGCCCGACGGTGATCGCCCCGCTGATGCGGGTGGTGCGACCCAACGCCAATATCAACCAGGTGCTGCGCTGGGAAGGGATAGTGATCGACCCGGTCGGCGCTATCTTCACCCTGCTGGTGTTTGAATTTATCGTACTGAAACAGCATTCGGAATCTTACACCCACCTGTTCTACACCCTGGGTATTACCGCCGCTGTCGGTCTGGTGGCCGGCGCACTGTTCGGTTACCTGCTGGGCGTGGCGCTACGCCGTGTCTGGCTACCGGGCTACCTGCAAAACCTGGCGGTGCTGGCAATTATGCTCACCGCTTTTGGCCTGTCCAACGCCATTGCCGACGAGTCCGGCCTGCTGACCGTCACGGTGATGGGCATCTGGCTGGCCAATATGCGCGATGTCGATACCAGCGACATCCTGGCATTTAAAGAAGAGCTGTCGGCGATCCTGATTTCGGCGCTGTTTATCATTTTGGCGGCACGGCTTGATATCCAGGCGTTGTGGAATATGGGCTGGCCGCTGCTGGGCCTGCTGCTGGTGGTGCAGTTTATTGCAAGGCCGCTGTGTATTGCGGTGTCGACCTGGCGCTCCTCCCTGCACTGGCGCGATCGGCTGCTGCTGTGCTGGATTTCGCCACGCGGTATCGTTGCTGCGGCGGTCAGTTCACTGTTCGCCCTGACCTTGCAACGCAGCGGTTATCCAGGAGCCGATCGCCTGGTGACCGTGGTGTTCGCCGTGATCATCGGTACCGTGGTGCTGCAAAGCCTGACCAGCAGCATGATGGCACGCTGGTTGCGGGTACAGCAGCAAAAACCGCGCGGCGTGCTGATCGTCGGCGCCAACAGCGTGGCGCGCATGCTGGCGCAGGCGTTGATAAAAATGAATATCCCGGTGATCGTCACCGACAGCAGTTGGGAGTATTACCGCCAGGCGCGTATGGACGGCATCCCCGCCTATTATGGCCATGCTTACTCCGAACATGCCGAGAACTACCTCGATCTCAGCGATACTGCGCAGGTGCTGGCGCTGTCGCCCAACCGCCATCAGAATGCGCTGGCGGTCTATCACTTTGGCCATATTTTTGGCGACGGGCAGGTGTTCGCCATCCGCTCCGGTGCCCCGCTGAAAGGTCGCGGCAACAGTGGTGAAAGCTCGCGCTTTCGTCGACATGAGGTTTTATTTAATCAAGAAGCCACTTATGGCCGCTTAAGCAGTCTGATCGCCCAGGGGGCGGCCATCAAGGCCACCAAGCTGAACGAGAACTTTGGCTGGCTGGAATATCTTGAGAAACATCAGGGCGTTATTCCGCTATTCAGTCAGCGCGAGGACGGCACTTTGCAGCCGATCGGTACCGGTTTCGTCCCGGCGATGCCCTGTACGCTGATTGCACTGGTACAAGATGAAAATCCCTCAACGTCCGGACGTTGA
- the shlA_2 gene encoding Hemolysin precursor: MKNNNFRLSAAGKLAASLAIILTSLGNGYAAEIVAANGANGPGVTTAGNGAQVVNIVTPNDHGLSHNQYQDFNVNQPGAVLNNSLNAGQSQLAGQLGANPNLNNQAASVILNEVISRNPSLLLGQQEIFGMAADYVLANPNGISCNGCGFINTSRSSLVVGNPLVENGMLQGYSTLGNRHTLSLDGKLNAAGVLDLIAPRITSYGEVIVNPVYDQKSNKSVSDINAISGNNRVSRDAKVLSSEQPEITYWEQFFGTTDSYYLGSMQAGRINIVHTRTGSGVRLAGQLQGSEEIRVKAHNISTQSKVSNYDTSRTSGDNYQNYRGGIYIGGYNNSQRLTRTELKGKNISLLADNSNHLSAVDIQGDEIRLQGASLTLDGQKLKQAQGDTDNQWFYSWKYNVSRDNEQHQQIGSTISATKNATLTATKQDVKLLGTTITAGDTLKIEAKRDVQLSGLVEQDKSSERGNQRNHTSSLRTGSWYNSQETESLKASDLYSGGDLTLTAGNNLQAQGAKVHAGRNLTVDAKDQININVQKTANAKTVRDNKTSWGGIGGGNNKDNSNLREISNASELTADGILRLNGQQGVTITGSKVKGKQGGVCRSQ; the protein is encoded by the coding sequence ATGAAAAATAATAACTTCAGGCTTTCGGCGGCGGGTAAGTTGGCCGCTTCACTGGCGATCATTCTCACCTCGCTCGGCAACGGTTACGCCGCTGAGATCGTGGCGGCCAACGGCGCTAACGGACCCGGTGTTACCACTGCCGGTAACGGTGCGCAGGTGGTGAATATCGTGACCCCGAATGACCACGGGCTGTCGCATAACCAGTATCAGGATTTCAACGTCAACCAGCCAGGCGCGGTGCTGAATAACTCACTCAACGCCGGGCAGTCTCAGTTGGCCGGGCAGTTGGGTGCCAACCCGAACCTGAACAATCAGGCGGCCAGCGTGATCCTCAACGAAGTGATCAGCCGCAATCCATCACTGTTGCTCGGCCAGCAGGAAATCTTCGGCATGGCGGCCGACTACGTGCTGGCCAACCCGAACGGCATCAGCTGTAACGGCTGCGGTTTTATCAATACCAGCCGTTCATCACTGGTGGTGGGCAACCCGCTGGTGGAAAACGGCATGCTGCAGGGCTACAGCACGCTGGGTAATCGCCACACCCTGAGCCTGGATGGCAAACTCAACGCCGCTGGCGTGCTGGATTTGATCGCACCGAGAATCACCAGCTACGGCGAGGTGATCGTCAACCCGGTCTACGATCAGAAAAGCAACAAAAGTGTCTCAGATATCAATGCCATCAGCGGCAACAACCGCGTATCGCGCGATGCAAAGGTGCTCAGCAGCGAGCAACCTGAGATCACATACTGGGAGCAGTTCTTCGGCACAACGGACAGCTACTATCTTGGCAGCATGCAGGCAGGCCGCATCAATATCGTCCATACCCGAACCGGCAGCGGTGTGAGGCTGGCGGGCCAACTGCAGGGCAGCGAAGAGATCCGGGTGAAAGCCCACAACATCAGTACCCAAAGCAAGGTCAGTAACTACGACACCAGCCGCACCAGCGGTGATAACTACCAAAACTATCGCGGCGGCATCTACATCGGCGGCTACAACAACAGCCAACGACTGACCCGCACCGAGCTGAAAGGTAAAAACATCAGCCTGCTGGCCGATAACAGCAACCACCTGAGCGCCGTCGATATTCAGGGTGACGAGATCCGCTTGCAAGGTGCCAGCCTGACGCTCGACGGTCAGAAACTGAAACAGGCTCAGGGCGACACCGACAACCAATGGTTCTACTCCTGGAAGTACAACGTCAGCCGTGATAATGAACAGCATCAGCAGATCGGCAGCACCATCAGCGCCACAAAGAATGCCACGCTGACCGCCACCAAACAGGATGTGAAGCTGCTTGGCACCACGATCACGGCGGGCGACACGTTGAAAATCGAGGCCAAGCGCGACGTGCAGCTCAGCGGGCTGGTCGAGCAGGATAAATCCAGCGAACGCGGTAATCAGCGCAACCATACCTCCAGCCTGCGCACCGGCAGTTGGTACAACAGCCAGGAGACCGAAAGCCTGAAGGCCAGCGATTTGTATAGCGGCGGCGATCTGACGCTCACGGCCGGCAACAATCTGCAGGCCCAGGGGGCCAAAGTCCATGCGGGACGTAACCTGACGGTCGACGCCAAGGACCAGATCAATATCAACGTGCAAAAAACCGCCAATGCGAAGACCGTCCGCGACAATAAAACCTCATGGGGCGGGATTGGCGGCGGTAACAACAAGGACAACAGCAACCTTCGCGAGATCAGCAACGCCTCCGAACTGACAGCCGACGGCATTTTGCGGCTGAACGGGCAGCAGGGCGTCACCATTACCGGCAGCAAGGTGAAAGGCAAACAGGGGGGGGTTTGTCGAAGCCAGTGA
- a CDS encoding bile acid transporter, with protein sequence MLAKLTRLFPLWAVLLAVAAYFTPTSFTGIGPYVSPLLMLIMFAMGVTLRLDDFRRVLSRPGPVAAGIFLHYLIMPLAAWLLAMLFHMPPDLSAGMVLVGSVASGTASNVMIYLAKGDVALSVTISAVSTLVGVFATPLLTRLYVDTEISVDVMGMLLSILQIVVIPIGLGLIVHHTFTKAVKRIEPILPALSMVCILAIISAVVAGSQSHIASVGLVVIIAVILHNAIGLLSGYWGGKLFGFDESTCRTLAIEVGMQNSGLAATLGKIYFSPLAALPGALFSVWHNLSGSLLAGYWSGRPTDKK encoded by the coding sequence ATGCTGGCAAAATTGACCCGATTATTCCCCCTGTGGGCGGTGCTGCTCGCCGTCGCCGCCTACTTCACGCCCACCAGCTTTACCGGTATCGGCCCCTACGTCAGCCCGCTGTTGATGTTGATCATGTTCGCCATGGGCGTCACGCTGCGGCTGGATGACTTCAGGCGCGTGCTGTCCCGGCCTGGCCCGGTAGCCGCCGGGATCTTTTTGCATTACCTGATCATGCCGCTGGCGGCCTGGCTGCTGGCGATGCTGTTCCACATGCCGCCGGATCTTTCCGCCGGTATGGTGCTGGTCGGCAGCGTGGCCAGCGGCACGGCTTCCAACGTCATGATCTATCTGGCAAAGGGCGACGTGGCACTGTCAGTGACCATCTCGGCAGTTTCCACACTAGTGGGCGTGTTCGCCACGCCGCTGCTGACCCGCTTATACGTTGATACCGAGATCAGCGTCGATGTGATGGGCATGCTGCTGAGCATTCTGCAGATCGTGGTGATCCCGATTGGTCTGGGGTTGATCGTCCATCACACCTTTACCAAAGCCGTTAAACGCATTGAGCCTATTCTGCCGGCGCTGTCGATGGTGTGTATTTTGGCGATCATCAGTGCCGTAGTGGCAGGCAGCCAAAGCCATATCGCCTCGGTCGGGCTGGTGGTGATCATCGCGGTGATCCTGCATAACGCCATCGGGCTGCTGAGCGGTTACTGGGGCGGCAAGCTGTTTGGCTTTGACGAGTCCACCTGCCGTACGCTGGCGATTGAAGTCGGCATGCAGAACTCCGGGCTGGCGGCAACGCTGGGCAAAATCTACTTCTCACCGCTGGCCGCGCTGCCGGGTGCGCTGTTCTCGGTGTGGCATAACCTGTCCGGTTCACTGCTGGCGGGTTACTGGTCCGGTCGGCCGACCGACAAAAAGTAA
- the malG gene encoding Maltose transport system permease protein malG produces the protein MAMVQPKSQRLRLWITHALMLCFIALIMFPLLMVVTISLRSGNFATGSLIPEQISWDHWRLALGMSVTHADGSVTPPPFPVLLWLWNSIKIAVITAIGIVTLSTTCAYAFARMRFRGKSTLLKSMLIFQMFPAVLSLVALYALFDRLGQYIPFIGLNTHGGVIFAYMGGIALHVWTIKGYFETIDNSLEEAAALDGASPWQAFRLVLLPLSVPILAVVFILSFIAAITEVPVASLLLRDVNSYTLAVGMQQYLNPQNYLWGDFAAAAVLSAIPITAVFLLAQRWLVGGLTAGGVKG, from the coding sequence ATGGCTATGGTCCAACCCAAATCCCAGCGTCTGCGCCTGTGGATAACCCATGCACTGATGCTGTGCTTTATCGCCCTGATCATGTTCCCGCTGCTGATGGTCGTCACTATCTCGCTGCGCTCTGGCAACTTCGCCACCGGCAGCCTGATACCGGAACAAATTTCCTGGGATCACTGGCGGTTGGCACTCGGCATGAGCGTGACGCACGCCGATGGCAGCGTCACACCACCGCCGTTCCCGGTCCTGCTGTGGCTGTGGAACTCGATCAAGATCGCGGTGATCACCGCCATCGGCATCGTCACGCTGTCTACCACCTGTGCCTATGCCTTTGCCCGCATGCGTTTTCGCGGTAAAAGCACCCTGCTGAAAAGCATGCTGATTTTCCAGATGTTCCCGGCGGTACTGTCGCTGGTGGCGCTGTACGCCCTGTTCGATCGTCTGGGCCAATACATTCCGTTTATCGGTTTGAACACCCACGGCGGTGTGATCTTCGCCTATATGGGCGGCATCGCGCTGCACGTCTGGACCATCAAGGGCTATTTCGAAACCATCGATAATTCGCTGGAAGAAGCGGCGGCACTGGACGGGGCCAGCCCGTGGCAAGCCTTCCGCCTGGTGCTGCTGCCGCTGTCGGTGCCGATTCTGGCGGTGGTGTTTATTCTGTCGTTCATCGCCGCCATCACCGAGGTGCCGGTGGCCTCACTGCTGTTGCGCGACGTCAACAGCTATACGCTGGCGGTTGGGATGCAGCAATATCTGAACCCGCAGAACTATTTGTGGGGCGACTTTGCCGCTGCGGCGGTGCTGTCAGCGATTCCGATTACCGCCGTCTTCCTGCTGGCGCAGCGCTGGCTGGTCGGTGGCCTGACGGCCGGTGGGGTGAAAGGTTAG
- the psiE gene encoding phosphate-starvation-inducible protein PsiE → MAKTSRSVMIAKGLQRVLNVGLLLLAAILIVFLVKETIHLAKVLFVNNEESTSYLLIEGIVIYFLYFEFIALIVKYFESGYHFPLRYFIYIGITAIIRLIIVDHENPIDTLIYSAAILLLVVTLYLANTDRLKRE, encoded by the coding sequence ATGGCAAAAACCTCTCGTTCGGTGATGATCGCCAAAGGGTTGCAACGGGTGTTGAACGTGGGGCTGTTGCTGCTGGCGGCGATCCTGATCGTCTTTTTGGTGAAAGAAACCATTCATTTGGCGAAAGTCTTATTTGTAAACAACGAGGAATCGACGTCCTATTTGCTGATTGAAGGGATTGTGATTTACTTCCTCTACTTTGAGTTTATCGCCTTGATTGTGAAGTATTTTGAATCGGGTTATCACTTCCCGCTGCGCTACTTTATTTATATCGGCATCACCGCGATTATTCGTTTGATCATAGTGGATCATGAAAACCCAATAGACACGTTAATTTATTCTGCCGCGATATTGTTGCTGGTGGTGACGCTTTATCTGGCTAATACCGACCGTTTAAAACGAGAGTAA
- the shlB_2 gene encoding Hemolysin transporter protein shlB precursor has protein sequence MIKKTIALALLFSTALPAATLPEMEHFSPMGESRRALQDGTREVNQQIEQRRYRQLKQQQLLAEPEPATPALPRSAQCLPIDGVYLQGITLLSAKDLAALSALPPRCISSNDINRLARELTRLYLDKGYITARVQFIRPNAEGELGLRVTEGFIEKIEGGDRWVNSQLLFPGLEGKPLKLTQLDQGLDQANRLQSNKTRLDILPGSQTGGSIIRLHNQHAKPWLLSATLDNYGQKNTGQWLARSTATLDSPFGLSDFVSLNVAGTLKDPSQRYNRAYTLLYSLPYGAFTFSGFASYSQYMNRQQLVFNSYKLHGQTQQYGLRGDYVFYRDRDQINALSGQLTHKRINNYFDTVRIGLGSPTLSLFELGVNHLQILPGGLVSANLSVEQGLPWFGADSHGGAGLPDAQFTKGKLFANLNQRFTLAGSSYQLSNLLYGQYSRDRLPGVEWLSLTDRSAIRGFSRSTLSGDNGWYLQNTLSRSFNLGQSILTPRIGGDVGRVLPRDNRPSGWQSSAGLSAGATLRYQRASLDVEASRGWLLSSHAMPDDPVQVLARFSYTF, from the coding sequence ATGATTAAAAAAACCATCGCACTGGCGTTGCTGTTCAGCACCGCACTCCCCGCCGCTACCCTGCCGGAAATGGAGCATTTTTCGCCGATGGGCGAATCACGCCGCGCCCTGCAAGACGGCACGCGTGAAGTGAATCAACAGATAGAACAACGCCGCTACCGACAGCTTAAACAGCAGCAATTACTGGCAGAACCCGAGCCTGCGACCCCGGCATTACCGCGTTCGGCCCAGTGCCTGCCCATCGATGGCGTATATCTGCAAGGCATTACCCTGCTGTCGGCGAAAGATTTGGCGGCGCTCAGCGCACTGCCACCACGTTGCATCAGCAGTAATGACATCAACCGCCTGGCGCGCGAATTAACCCGTTTATATCTTGATAAAGGCTATATCACCGCCCGCGTACAGTTTATTCGCCCTAATGCCGAGGGGGAATTAGGGCTGCGGGTGACCGAAGGATTTATCGAGAAAATAGAAGGTGGCGATCGTTGGGTTAACAGCCAATTATTATTCCCCGGACTGGAAGGTAAGCCGCTGAAATTAACTCAGCTCGATCAGGGATTGGATCAGGCCAATCGTTTGCAATCGAACAAAACCCGTCTGGATATATTGCCGGGCAGCCAAACCGGCGGCTCCATTATTCGCTTGCACAACCAACATGCCAAACCCTGGTTGCTGTCTGCCACCCTGGACAATTATGGCCAAAAAAATACCGGCCAGTGGTTAGCGCGCAGCACGGCAACGCTGGACAGTCCATTCGGCCTGTCGGACTTTGTCAGTCTGAACGTCGCCGGCACGCTGAAAGACCCATCGCAGCGCTACAACCGCGCCTATACCCTGCTCTATTCCCTGCCCTACGGCGCCTTTACCTTCAGCGGCTTTGCCAGCTATTCGCAATACATGAACCGCCAGCAGTTGGTGTTCAACAGCTATAAGCTGCACGGCCAGACCCAGCAGTACGGCCTGCGCGGCGACTATGTGTTTTACCGCGATCGCGATCAAATCAACGCCCTGAGCGGTCAGCTAACCCATAAGCGCATCAATAACTATTTCGACACCGTGCGTATCGGCCTCGGCAGCCCGACGCTCAGCCTGTTCGAACTGGGCGTTAACCACCTGCAGATCCTGCCTGGCGGGCTTGTCAGCGCCAACCTCAGCGTAGAACAAGGATTGCCGTGGTTTGGGGCCGACAGCCACGGCGGTGCCGGGCTGCCCGATGCCCAATTCACCAAGGGCAAGCTGTTTGCCAACCTCAACCAACGTTTCACCCTGGCCGGTTCCAGCTACCAGCTCAGTAACCTGCTTTACGGGCAATACAGCCGCGATCGCCTGCCCGGCGTGGAATGGCTCAGCCTGACCGACCGCAGCGCGATCCGCGGTTTCAGCCGCAGCACGCTGTCCGGCGATAACGGCTGGTATTTGCAAAATACCCTGTCCCGCAGCTTCAACCTGGGCCAAAGCATCCTCACCCCGCGCATTGGTGGCGATGTCGGCCGGGTGCTACCGCGTGACAATCGCCCCTCTGGCTGGCAAAGCAGCGCAGGTCTGAGCGCCGGCGCCACTCTGCGTTACCAGCGGGCGTCGCTCGACGTCGAAGCCAGCCGTGGCTGGCTACTGTCCAGTCACGCCATGCCCGACGATCCCGTCCAGGTACTGGCGCGCTTTTCGTACACCTTTTAG